From the genome of Apium graveolens cultivar Ventura unplaced genomic scaffold, ASM990537v1 ctg1122, whole genome shotgun sequence:
CATCACCTACACACAAGCTGGTTCTCTATCACATTCTTTACTCTCCATTACAACTAATCAACCACCACCTCCAATCTACCTCAACCCACCACTACATCTATCTCCACGTGCCATCATTATATATCACTAAATTCTTCGATTTCTACAATCAACAACCTTCAAacattatttatattatataaataaatagCTTGTATAACTGGAAAATGATTAAGATGATCAAAGTTGGAAATACATAACAAGGGTGTTGGTGTTTGGGGTCTATTGAAGTGATTACTCTAAAATACAAGAAATTATGTATTGATCAAATATAAAATTATTGAACAATCACCGATAACGACCATCAATTTCCAATAAAAATGAAACAGTTTACCTTCTAATTAAGACcctgagaaaatgaaagagtttgaTGGAAATTATGCTTTGCTAAAAAAATAAGAAATGTCCACATTTCGGTTTCCCTTAAATATGTCTGATGATGAACCTCTCTCCATTCATACTACAAGTAAACTAGTGTACATATTAAAATCTGTTTTCACacaaaaatttattcttttaattctatttttatttgTGGACCAATGTATAATAAATTATAGTGAAGTTTTGTTTTATGACAATAGAAATGTATTGATCATCGGTACACTTTTGATATAATAAGTTAGCTAGTATCATTATAAAGACCTTGCTCACATGTGTAGCATTTTTTTGTAATACACTTTTTGTTGTGCACACACCTCCCACGGGAGGAAATTCAATCAATTTACTATAATTTGTAGTCAAGATATTGTTATTCGATTTTCTCAATGTAATGTTCATATTTTATTAGTTGTTAAGAGAAGCCCACTCTAGATGAGTATTGAGTCTATGTCGGCATTTGGCTCTATGTCGGCATTTGGCCCATTCCCCAGAATCCAGACGTTTAAACGTTGTTCTCAGGAAAAAGGGTTCAGGTGAAGGATCGGCAATAACTTTAATTGTTGACTTTGTGAATGTTGTTGAGAATACACGCACCTTGCAACCTAATGACCCAAAAATTCTTTTAGATGATATGGTGGAAATCCTTCATAAATTGGAATATAATGGGTTTGATGTCAATGTAGTATGTGAGCATGTAGTGCAATTGCTATCAATAAAGGATAAGCGGGAAGAACATAAAGCTAAGGCAAAGAAACCTACTGATCAGATCGAGGAAGCGGAAGAAAAAATTAAAGATTTGAATAATCGCATACGTTTACTACAAGATTAGCTTACCTTGCTTTGTCAATTAAAGAGGAAAATAATTCAACTGTTGCTCATCTGAAATAAGACAGATAGAGAATGACTATCTCTGTATGACCGCATTATGCATGTTTTTCCTTTTTTGGGGATTCTCAATCATTCATAAATTATTTCTTTCATTATATTGGTTAGTTTCACAATAAAGTCAGTATGTGACACTAACCAATAAGATGAAAGAAATATATTATGAATTATTGAGAGTCCCctaaaataaaaacatgcataaTCCCCTCATACGGAGATAGTCCTTCTCTATCTGTCTTATTTTAGATGAGCGACAGTTGAATCTTTCTGCTCTTTAGTTTACAAAACCAAGGCAAGCTCTTCTTGTAGTAAACCTATGCGATTATTCAAATCATTGATTTTTTCTTCCTCTTCCTCAATCTGACTTATAGCTTCCTTTACCTTAATTTTAAATTCATCCTGCTTGTCCTTTATTGATAGCAATTGCGCTACACGATAACCTACTACATTGACTTGAAACCCATTATATTCCAATTCATGAAGGATTTCCACCATATCCTCTAAAAATTTTTTTGGGTCATCAGGTTGCAAGATGCATGTCTTCTCAATAACATTGACAAAGCCAACCATTAAATTTATTGTCGAACCTTCACGAGAACCCTCTTTTTCCGAGAACAAGGTTTGAAAGCATGGATTTTGGGGGGAGGGCAAATGCCTACATAAACTCAATACTCTTTCAGAGTGGGCTTTTCTTAATAAATGGTAAAATATGATCATTATATTGAGAGGATCGGATAACAATATCTTGAATACAATTTGTAGTGCATTGATTAACTTTCCTCCCTCGTAAGGTGCCTACATCAGCAAAAAGTGTATTGCAAAAAACAGCTACACATGTAAGCAAGGCCTTCAATATTACACCAGCTAACTTATTATATCAAAATTCTACGGAGGATCAATATATTGTGATGGTAAGAAAACAAAATATTGACTCAGTTTATTGTACATTGGTCCataaataaaaattgaataaaaaGTAATAACATTTCGTGTGAAAACGAATTTTAATATGTACACTAGCTTACTTGTAATCAGTGACGAGGCTAGTTGGGGTCATGCAGGGTCCTTTGACCCATTACactaaaattttattattaaattttatatattaaaagataaataataaggttttgtactgtgaccccaatAACTAAAGAGACCAGGTCATCTGTCACTAACCAATTGATCTGGTCATCTGTATTCTACTTTACCGCACAACTGCCCCAACAACACGATAAATCCTACAAGATGATAACATAAGTTACTATCCCCACAAAAATAAATAAGGCATCAGTGTTCACCATTTTCAATATTTATATTCTCTCTACTAGGTTTATTTAAGTTATAATATTTTATACTCATAAATTATAACGTGTGTTTGCAGGAAAATGTTAAAATTTTCTGATAAAGTTAAAAGGCCATTGATTTTGGAAGGCAATAATGGGTCAAATGGAGAACCAGAATGTAAAATTAGCAAAGCTGGATTGAAAAAAAAGAAAGTTCAAAATGATATGGAGGTAAATTATGAGGATATAGTCCGGGACTCTGAAAATCTATTGAAGAACTTGATTCTCCAATTCGAGATGAGGTGAGAAGACCTTACATTCTTGTTGGACCTTGTCAACCATTAGCATAAAATTTTCCATCGACTATCATTTCAGGAAAAAATAGATGTTTCCAAAAGAGTTGGTTTGAAACATGTCATTGGTTGGAATATAGTGAGTCAAAAGATGCTGCATTTTGTTTTTTATGCTATCTATTTAGAGGAAACAAGGAATGAATAGTATTTGGTGTTGCAGTTTTTATGAAAAAAGGGTTTCGAAATTGGAAGAGGGCATTAAAAAGATTTAAAGACCATGTTGGAGAGTTAAGGAGTGCTGATCGTGACTGCGAAACACAATATTTTGCTTATATAGATCAAAGGCAAAGTATAGTACACAGTGTCTCAGATGCAAAAGGTAGATTGGACGGGCTTACAGAACTCGATTAACAGCAAGTGTCGATGTTGTCCGTTTACTTCTTAGAAGTGGTTAAGCTTTTCGCGGGAATGATGAGTCGGAACATTCATCCTATAATGGTAATTTCTTGGAAATTCTACATTGGTATAGTGAATGGTCTCctgaagtacaaaaatgtatgCCTAAAAAATGCTCCAAGAAATAATCAACTCACTTCCTCCGACATTCAGAAAGACATTGTTAGTGCTTGCACATAATAAACTATTAAAGTTATCATCCACGATATTTGAAATTGTGTGTTTTCTATATTGATAGATGTTGCGTGTGATAGTTCAGTGAATGAACAAATGCCTTTTGTTTTACGATATGTGGATATGTTCGGTGAGGTACTCGAATATTTTATTGGAGTGACACATGTTAGTGACACATCTACAATATCTTTGAAACTTGCCGTTGAGAATGTTTTGACAAAACATGGTCTATCAATTTCAAAAGTTAGAGGACAAGGATATGATGGAGCTTTAAATATGAGAGAAGAGCTTAATGGAATGAAGACACTTATTTTGAAGGAAATTCCCAGCGCAGGGTATGTTCATTATTTTTCTCACCAACTTCAACTAGTTGTGGTATCTGTTGCAAAAGAGATTCAATTCATGGGTCAATTTTTTGACTATGTTTCCATGATTGTTAATATGGTTGGTGCTTCTTTTAAGAGAAATGATGCTCTTAGACAAAAACAACAAGATCACATTGTTCAAAATTTAGAAAAGTCTGAGAAAACAACTGGAACACGAATGTATCAGGAAATAAGTTTGGCTAGACCGGGTGAAACACGTTGGGGATCATATTATAAAACCATAATTCCTATATTGGCTATGTGGTCTACAGTATTGGAAGTTCTTGGAGATGTAGATAATGATTGTGTTTGTTAGAAATAATGTGGTACAGTTCTTGGCTTGGTTGACAAAATGGAGAGCTACAAATTCATATTTATAGCTCACTTGATGAGAGATATTTTGGGCTTAACCTTAGAGTTATCTTATTTTCTTCAACAGAAAAAACTGAATATTGTATCTTCCATTGGTTTGGTTGACACAACAAAAATACGATTACAAAAAATGAGAGATGATGGCTGAGATAATTTTTTGGAAGCTATTAAATTATTTTGCTTGAAATATAATATGTGCATCATCAATATGGAAGACCGTGTTCCTAGTCGCCTTCGAGCTCAAACTGCCCCAACTTACCACCATTATTTTTATGTTGACATTTTTTGTCAGTTATCATTTATTTCACTCTTGTATgagtatttttatatatatagtgACTTATTAATGTGCATATCATGTCTTGATCCTAGAAATTCATTTGATAAATTTATTCAGTCAATGTTACTTCACCTTGATGAACTATATCCAGACGATTTCTCTTCCTCAGATATGATGCAATTGAACGAGCAACTCAAGGTTTACATAATTGAATTGCGGCGAAAGAAACATTTTCCTAATCTCGATGGTATTGGAGTTCTCGCCAAAAAAATGGCTGAGTTAGATTTTCATCGTGCATTTCATTTGGTGTATCGACTAATGGAGTTGGCTTTGGTTCTACCGGTTGCAACGACTAGTGTTGACAGGACTTTTTTGGCTATGAAAATCATTAAAACCGATTTGCGTAATAAGATTGATGATGATTTTCTTAATGACTGCATGGTCTGCTATATTAAGAAAGAAATATTTCTTCAAGCAGATAATGAAGTTATATTGGATCATTTTGAGAAGATAAAAACCCGTAGAAATTTGTTGCCAGAAAAAAAAATAGTGGCTCTTTTTATGAACATTGTAAAATTTAATTTCTATTAAATACTACTAGAATCTTTTTTAGTTATAATTATGTTGTGCCCCCAATTTAATATAATCCTTGCTTCGTCACTGCTTGTAGTATGAGAAGCAGTCTTTATAGCTTCAAACAGTATGGAGAGAGATCGTGGTGGGACATATTTAAGGGAAACCAAAATGCGGACATTTCTTACTCTTTTAGCAAAGAATCATTTCCATCAAACTCTCTTATTTTTATAGCACCACGGTCTTAATTAGGAGGTAGACAAATagttttaatttaaataaaaactaAACAAAAATGACGGCTTACCAACAAAGAGTTAACAATAAGTTCTATATGAACACTAACTTGTTCAAATCTTGAGTGTTTCAAACCATTTGGAGAGAGGGTCATCATCAAGCAATTTTAATGGTGGTACAAGGAGGGTGGACTTTTCCTCTTCTTTCATAAATATTTTTCCTAAAGAGCATGCACAATTATTATGAGGTAAAATAGATGCTAGATGACTAGGTAACTAATGATGGTGGTAAGTTTTACCAAATACACTTTTTGTACCTTGAGTTGCACACAGGTCTATATgggcttcttcttcttcctttttttaaacatatattttcttctttttcaactatactttattctataataaacatctagttttttttctaaaaaaatattgggattataataaaaaattatattaattttgaaatttgaGTGAATTAGGCaatttttaaaacataaattGTGCCTTGGCTTATGTGTTGGTAGGTTCAACACATAAGAGCATtgagaaataaataaatatataactCAATATCTAAAAAATGTTTAGAGCTTATGTCGGGATTTATATAGAAAATTATATAGACGGTATATATAACTCAATATCTATTTAAGAGCATtgagaaataaataaatatatatgtgtgtgtatatgtatgtgtgtgtatttatGTGTTACTCTAATTTCTAATTATCATATCATAGATGTCAATACATcaaattgaacaaaataaaaataataagtTATGAAATAATGTACAAAGTGAAAATATTATATGTAGATCATGAGCGCGTTAAATTTCACCAATTACAAATAAACAAGTTATGAAATAAAGTTGAAAGTGAAAATTGTACCTGAGATCTTATAGCAGACATGGACAGTGGTGTTGAAATTGGGGTAAATATGCAGGGGAGTTTTGTTTTTAGGGAGGGTGTGTGTTCTGATGGTGAGATCTTTTAGTAGACATGGACAATGGTGTTGAAATTGGGGTAAATGTACAAGGGAGATTTATTTTTGGGGAGGGTTTGTGTTGGTGAGGGAGAGAGGCGCACTAGAATGACACATGTGATAATGTGTGTTTGTAAACATACCATAGAATTTATATGCAAACAtaatctttttctttttctaaaataaaaaagGAACATTATACGtattataattattatacaaaAATTAACTATGTATAAAATTCTAATGAATTAAACACATTAATATTGAATAGTATTTTTAAAGAATAAATGAATATACTAAGTTCAATATTACATGAATTTAAGAAAATTTACTTAAAAATGACTAAGATGAAGTTATAGTTAGAAAAATATAATGTTtacttaaaataaaaaaaaattataattaggTTACCTCGTTTGTTATTTACTTGAGGCAATTATggaatatttaatatttaatataatttacagTATCCATTTTAAGAAGATTTTTTTATAAcattatattatatatgtatatatataaatatttatatatgtatatatttaaatatttatatatgtatatatattactTTGATTTATAGCTTTTTAAGTTCTTCCAtaattagaatagggaaaaaacttGCCTTTCACTCGATTTACTCcaaatatgtcaccttcgtctatcaccggctTAATCTGCCTTGCTGGCTTGACTTCTATAaaagaaatagactgatttagtcatcTCGTGTCTCAATCGCCTCTCAAACCAACTTCACGTAGCTcatattgtctacccatacgcgtattattgactcgtatattatttatttacaagaaagactcgattaaccatataatacaTATAAGAATATaagccacataatcatttttatgtttaaaataatttttataatcaaaatcgactcgctgttCACTTAACTGATCCTTATctggctcgtttcctatttttcgggattGATTGAGCTCGTCTCTGCACGCGATTCAGcttaaaatcaaataaatatcaaatttcaactagtttctagaagaaattagattttaatattatttttaatgaaaattattcatttttctgagtcaaagggctttctTTCGTTCGAATCAGATAAACGGCCTAATTAATATCAATCAAACACACATAAATCAATTTATCATtcaatataaatatttattactaattattaaaccctaaaaatatttttaaataattattaaataattatttgggaaaaatcagaataaaataatttttctataatttttggaattaaaatgaatttattatgatttattaaaaattatttgattaattatctaAATAATTAAtctttttaaataatttataaataataaataaataataaataattaagaaaataattaaatcacatttttagaaaatattttagaattatttataatataaatcaattaattaaataatttaataattaatttataaaataaaaaactgatttttataattaataaaaataaaaataaaaattattttcaagaaacACTTGTCAGAAAAAAAATATCTGACAAAACCGGGTTGACAACCGGGTCAACCGGGTCGATTTCCGcgtcatgaagaacatgaccggaaaTTACCCAGAATCCGGCCACTGGCCAGCATTCCGGCCAACCAAAATCAGGCCAAAACAACATCGTTTGGTATGGTTTTTGAGTCCAAATCATtccatgcttttataatctcactcaatcaaaaggccaataatatctctcctaattataggagggttaaatcctttatctatcattcatatttctcatacgactcatgatataaccgatgtccacttttatcatcacccgatcaaaagtaacttttaatgtagtcaaagtatattaatcctcgtatagaaatataatgatttcaagtcaaaggatcgttacaccattatcactgtgagtctttcttatgactttattaaacatgaagaatctcactgtgggtctgtccaataccatgtactctcacatgtacctaagtattgactttagtatccccatacttataaccaatgagatgtggttatcttttcaaataacatactagtctatctatgtattattattgtcctatataataatactcgactagggacctttaagaatatgatatattagataatctcaagttcaagtcatgtactt
Proteins encoded in this window:
- the LOC141699711 gene encoding uncharacterized protein LOC141699711, which gives rise to MLSVYFLEVVKLFAGMMSRNIHPIMVISWKFYIGIVNDVACDSSVNEQMPFVLRYVDMFGEVLEYFIGVTHVSDTSTISLKLAVENVLTKHGLSISKVRGQGYDGALNMREELNGMKTLILKEIPSAGYVHYFSHQLQLVVVSVAKEIQFMGQFFDYVSMIVNMVGASFKRNDALRQKQQDHIVQNLEKSEKTTGTRMYQEISLARPGETRWGSYYKTIIPILAMWSTVLEVLGDVDNDCSMLLHLDELYPDDFSSSDMMQLNEQLKVYIIELRRKKHFPNLDGIGVLAKKMAELDFHRAFHLVYRLMELALVLPVATTSVDRTFLAMKIIKTDLRNKIDDDFLNDCMVCYIKKEIFLQADNEVILDHFEKIKTRRNLLPEKKIVALFMNIVKFNFY